In one Sulfuricella sp. genomic region, the following are encoded:
- the hypA gene encoding hydrogenase maturation nickel metallochaperone HypA: MHEMSLAESVLEIIENSAAQHGCTKIHSVWLEIGQLAGVEVEAMRFCFDAVTRGSIAEGAQLEIIETPGMGRCLNCGKSIHLNERYDLCPECEMPVEVTGGTEMRVKELEMT; encoded by the coding sequence ATGCATGAAATGTCGCTCGCCGAGAGCGTGCTGGAAATCATCGAGAACAGCGCCGCACAACACGGCTGCACGAAAATCCACAGCGTATGGCTGGAAATCGGCCAACTCGCCGGGGTTGAAGTGGAAGCCATGCGCTTCTGCTTCGATGCCGTGACACGCGGCAGCATCGCCGAGGGCGCGCAGCTGGAAATCATCGAAACTCCGGGGATGGGACGCTGTCTGAACTGCGGCAAATCGATCCATCTGAACGAGCGTTATGATCTTTGTCCCGAGTGCGAAATGCCGGTGGAAGTCACCGGCGGCACGGAAATGCGGGTCAAGGAACTGGAAATGACATAA
- a CDS encoding nickel transporter, with amino-acid sequence MEQLPANFSALLALVFALGMRHGFDPDHLATIDGLTRFNAAAQRRISRWCGFLFSLGHGVIVMAVAIGVGVLAQAWQVPLWLEDAGAWISIIFLTLLGFLNLSAVLKTAPDQVVRPIGLKGRLFARLQHASHPALIALVGALFALSFDTMSQAALFSVTAAGLGGWEYSLLMGGTFMAGMMVTDGINGLWISRLIQRSSQMACLASRIMSLSIASLSLLVAAFGAAKYFSPAVEAWSEGREMVLGFVVIGVVAGSFLLALRLSRPLPADA; translated from the coding sequence ATGGAACAGCTTCCCGCCAATTTTTCCGCCCTGCTGGCGCTGGTTTTCGCGCTCGGCATGCGGCACGGCTTCGATCCCGACCACCTTGCCACCATCGACGGCCTGACTCGCTTCAACGCGGCCGCGCAGCGGCGCATCAGCCGCTGGTGCGGCTTCCTGTTTTCGCTCGGGCATGGCGTCATCGTCATGGCGGTGGCCATCGGCGTCGGCGTGCTGGCGCAGGCCTGGCAGGTTCCGCTCTGGCTGGAAGATGCGGGCGCCTGGATTTCGATTATTTTCCTCACCCTGCTGGGTTTTCTGAACCTGTCGGCAGTACTCAAAACCGCCCCGGATCAGGTGGTGCGCCCGATCGGGCTGAAGGGCCGCCTGTTCGCGCGCCTGCAGCATGCCAGCCACCCCGCGCTGATCGCCCTGGTCGGCGCCCTGTTTGCCCTGTCTTTCGACACCATGAGCCAGGCCGCGCTGTTTTCCGTTACCGCCGCCGGCCTGGGCGGATGGGAGTATTCTCTGTTGATGGGCGGAACCTTCATGGCCGGCATGATGGTGACCGACGGCATCAACGGCCTGTGGATTTCGCGCCTCATCCAGCGCAGCAGCCAGATGGCCTGCCTGGCCTCGCGCATCATGAGCCTGTCGATCGCCTCCCTGAGCCTGCTGGTGGCGGCTTTCGGCGCCGCGAAATATTTTTCGCCCGCGGTCGAGGCCTGGAGCGAGGGGCGTGAAATGGTGCTGGGATTTGTCGTCATTGGTGTGGTGGCGGGCAGCTTCCTGCTTGCGCTGCGCCTGTCCCGGCCCTTGCCGGCTGATGCCTGA
- a CDS encoding PIN domain-containing protein, with protein MIDVVIDTSIYRADPKREKAAFRILTKLATNGFVRVHIPHVVEREFSTQQLTSLESTLAEARKFISSARKRVSEPLIQEVNGIEKLIEAFRANAEAEVASSLSKWAKDINAEIHATQPHHGELVLNAYFSGDAPFSQPKERKDFPDAFIYESIQDLAKLKGSVHVVSADENLRNACSKIKGVTAYDALEEFLKSEPCIDAAHHLEHLEKLNQFRVNIGSYASAFLKHVNQLLLDYLPYKQFEDPHFKSDDNSGAVEMMNESEDIELDESKIEILGVDTLLVPFSCRLGALVYYSIFAADYWAMADNESLGISVHYNENSSDHYLEANEDVTLEINGVFSVSFEFDVGEAINDPETDFASYLEDADVTLEDVKSIQVVEE; from the coding sequence ATGATCGACGTAGTTATTGACACAAGCATCTACCGAGCAGATCCGAAGAGAGAGAAGGCCGCATTTCGGATCTTGACTAAGCTGGCTACGAATGGCTTTGTTCGAGTGCATATCCCTCATGTAGTTGAGAGGGAGTTCTCGACACAGCAACTCACATCGCTCGAGAGTACTCTTGCGGAAGCCAGAAAATTCATTTCGTCTGCTCGAAAGAGAGTATCCGAACCACTAATTCAAGAAGTTAACGGAATTGAAAAGCTTATCGAAGCATTTCGGGCCAACGCAGAAGCGGAGGTAGCGAGTTCATTATCAAAGTGGGCCAAAGATATCAACGCGGAGATTCACGCCACTCAACCGCATCATGGGGAACTGGTGCTGAATGCCTACTTTAGTGGTGATGCACCATTTTCGCAGCCAAAAGAACGTAAAGACTTTCCCGATGCATTCATCTACGAGTCAATACAGGATTTGGCAAAGCTGAAGGGTAGTGTTCACGTGGTTTCGGCAGACGAGAATCTTCGAAATGCCTGCTCAAAGATAAAGGGAGTAACGGCGTACGATGCGCTTGAGGAATTTCTGAAATCTGAACCGTGCATCGACGCAGCTCACCACCTCGAACACCTCGAAAAGCTCAATCAATTCCGAGTGAACATCGGGTCCTACGCGTCGGCTTTTCTAAAGCATGTCAATCAGCTCCTTCTAGACTACCTACCGTATAAACAGTTCGAAGACCCGCATTTCAAGAGCGACGACAATTCAGGCGCCGTAGAGATGATGAACGAATCAGAGGATATAGAGCTCGATGAAAGCAAAATCGAAATCTTAGGAGTAGACACTCTGCTCGTTCCGTTCTCATGCCGTCTTGGTGCATTGGTCTATTACTCGATATTTGCCGCTGACTACTGGGCAATGGCCGACAATGAATCGTTAGGAATTAGCGTTCATTACAATGAAAACTCTAGCGATCACTACCTCGAAGCGAACGAGGACGTGACGTTAGAAATCAATGGTGTGTTTTCTGTCTCCTTCGAATTTGATGTAGGCGAAGCGATCAACGATCCGGAGACTGACTTTGCGTCATACCTTGAAGACGCTGACGTTACTCTCGAAGATGTAAAGTCGATTCAGGTAGTCGAGGAATAA